Part of the Benincasa hispida cultivar B227 chromosome 12, ASM972705v1, whole genome shotgun sequence genome is shown below.
CTTTTGTTATCAAATAAATCTTCCTTATGAAGCCATTGAACTGACAAACGAAAATTGCACAAATGCCTCCAAAGTGGCCTCCAAAAGGTGATTCATGACATTAGGATCGTATGTGGTAGTAAGCAATCTCAGGAACACACTGTCTGAAGATGTGATTAGGTCCGCGCTTGTATAAATGAGGTTCATCCCAGTAATAGAATTTGACTCGTGCATCAACTTCTTTTTCTATTACGCATTATACTCTTTAGGAAATTGTATGCATACCAAGAAATTTACTATGTCCATATACCATATGTGAAGTCATCAATCTTTAATACCATTTCATCAGGAAAGCATGTGTTGACTTTTGGTTGCATGGGATCAACTTCAGTATTCTCAAGTCGGGATAAATGATCAGCTATTTTGTTATCAATTCCCTTTCTATCTATAATCTTCATATAAAACTCCTATAGTAACAAAATCCATTTGATCAATTGAGGTTTTTCATCACTCTTAATCATCAAGTATTTGATCGTAGAGTGGTCGGTATGAATGATGACTTTTAACCTCAATAGATAGACTCTAAGCTTTTCTACAGCAAACACTATTGCCAACAATTCTTTCTCAAtggttgtataattttcttGTGCTTCATTGATAGTTTTGCTTGCATATGCAATGGAGTGAAGAATTTTATCTTTTTGATGAACTAGAGCAACACCTATTGCCTAGTCATTTACACcacacattaattcaaaggaaGACCAATCAAGTGCAATTAAGATAAGTGTTATGGCTAATGTTTGCTTCATTGTTTCAAATGCCTGTAAGCAGTTGTCGTAAAAAAGGAAGGGTCTATTTACTTCAAGTGGACATGTTATCTTTGAAAGGTCCTTAACAAATCTACGATAGAAGCCGATGTGACCTAGGGAACTTCTCGATGTCTTTACATTTGTTAGAGGAGGTAATATTTCCACAACTTCAATTTTGGCTTTATCAACTTCTAAGTCATATCTAGATACtttgtgcccaagcacaatcCTTTCATTTACCATAAGATGACATTTTTCCCGATTCAATACTAAGTTGGTGTCTTCACACCTTCGTGTACTAGCTTGAGGTTAGCTAGGCAGAACTTGTAGGATTTTTCAAATACTGAGAATCATCCATGAATATCTCAACTGATTCCTCCAGacagtaaaaaaaaatggtcatcatacacctttgagAGGTGCTAGGTGCATTGCACAACCCAAAGGGCATGCGCCGAAAAGCGAATGTCTCATAGAGGCATGTGAATGTCATTTTTTCTTGGTCTTTTGGTGCTATCATTATCTATTATATCCTGAGTATTCATCCAAGAAACAAAAGAAGTCATTTCTTGCTAGTCTGTCAAGCATCTAATCAATAAATGGTAATGGAAAATGGTCCTTCTTGGTTGATGCATTCAGTTTCCTGTAATCCATGCATATTCTCCACTCGGTGACAGTTCGAGTGGGTACCAATTCATTGTTTTAATTTGGGGTCACAGTCATTCCTCCTTTTTTTGACACACACTAGACTGGAATCACTCATTTACTATCAGAAATGGGGAAGATTATTCCCCTATCCAACCACTTGGATATTTCCTTTTTCACCATTTCCTTCATTGTAGGGTTAAGTCTGCGCTGATGTTCAATTGAGACTTTTTTCCTTCTTCGAGCCTTaacttgtgcatgcaatatgaaAGGTTGATTCCCCTAGAGTCCATCCGATGGCTCAATATTTCTTCAAAACTTTCATAAAGGCTTCTTCATTTTCTGGAGTAAGCGTAGCTAAGATAGTAATAGATAAAGTTTCTCTTTCACCGAGAAAGGCATATTTTAAATGAACGGGAAGAGTTTTCATTTCAAATGCAAGAGGCTGATTCAGCGAAGGGTTACCTTTACTCTCTCGGTCACCTAAGTCTAGAGGCACAAAGTTCCTTTGAATTACTTTCGCCACATAACATGTGTCAGGGAGCTATATGTCTACTTCAGTTTCTTCATCTTCAATATCACCTTCAAGATTTGTTTCACATGGCCAATCGTCTTTTGCATCAATTGCTTGACATGCATTCATTTCATTCGAGTATTCCAATGCCTTGATGATGTTGAATTTTACCTCTTGTCCATTTACCCTCATTATTATTTCACCCTTATGTACGCCAATATGTGTCCGTCCGATGAATAGGAATGTTCtacccaaaatgatgggcacatctcgATCTGCTTCATAATCCAAGATTATGAAGTCTACGGGTAAGATAAATTTATCAACTTTCACCAGTACATCTTCAATTATTCCTTCAGAGTGCGCTAGAGAACGATCTGCCATTTGCAATGTCATTGTAGTTGGccttaattctccaattcctaACTTCTTGAAGATGGATAGGAGCATCAAACTTATCTTAACCCCCATATCACATAGGGATTTCCTTATGTCAACACCTCCAATAGAGCAAGGAATGGTGAAACTCCCAGGATCTTTCATCTTTGCTGGGATGTTCTTTTGTATTATGTCCCTACATTTTTTGTGTCAAAGCCACTGTCTCAAATCCTCTAATCTTCATTTTCCTAACTTCTTGAAGATGGATAGGAGCATCAAACTTATCTTAGCCCCCATATCACATAGGGATTTCCTTATGTCAACacctccaatggagcaaggaATTGTGAAACTCCTAGGATCTTTCATTTTTACTGGGATGTTCTCTTGTATTATGTCCCTACATTTTTTGTGTCAAAGCTACTGTCTCAAATCTTCCAATCCTTCTTTTCCTAGAGagtatatctttaaaaaatttcacATATGACAGCATCTGTTCCAACGCTTCTACTAACGAAATGTTGATATGCAACTGTTTTAAAACATCTAAAAAGCGTCGAAATTGGCTTtcgtcattctttttctttaacctCTATGGATAGAGGGTGATTGCATCTCTGTTGATGCATTTGAGGTTGAAGCATTCACGAATGATTTTTTGCGCTTGCATTTTTGGCTTTCTTGCATCAAGTTGTGTGCTTTCGAATTCTATATTGGTTGATTATTAGGTTTTTGGTCCAAAAAATCATTAATCTCCTCAGTATTTGATCTGATTGGTGAGGTGATTCTTCTGGAATTCTCCATTAATGGGTTCCCACTTTTTAATTCACTAAGTGACATTGCTCCTTATTTGAGTTCCTCACTTGAGGTACTTCTCTATTGCTTGGTAAGGTTCCTTATGGTCTATTTTTCAGTTCCCTTGCAAATTGACCCACTTAGAGTTCTAAATTCCTCATAGATGATGCCTAACTTTATAGTagggttttcttcttttgtatgTACTCTTTGAGTAGACTCTCCAATAGGGACAATGAAGTTGATTGTTGCTGCAATGAATTGGCATTTGTTGGTGTCTCTGTTATCCTTGGTGGAACCTAGGTGGTCCACTTCTATTCATATTCTGATTGCCATGTTGGTCCCCATATGGCTGTTGATTCCCTCCAAGAGAAATTTGGGTAGTTTCACTAGCCTGGATTGTAAGTATTCGAGAATGGGTTATTGTTGATGAAACATACAGATTGTGAGTTATGCGGGTATATCTCAAAAGCGTGTCACTGCATGCCATGCATTCTAGACAAGTTACTTGATTCACAAAGGCTAACTAATTGCCATTCTCTGCGTGATCTCTGTTCAATGACATAGCTTGCAGTAGTTTCGTCATTGTAGCTACTTCCGTTTATAGTGTTGAGATGTATCATTATATGTCCATGAATTGTTTCCCCTTTTTGAACTTAACCATGGTCCAAACCAATTTTCCTCCCAATCTTCATGATTTGTGAAATTCTGTCCAAGATGGTCTTTGCCTCAGTGTATGTCTTTTGTAGCAAGCCATGTTTCGCCTTAAAGTCAGTTGCATTCTGTGATGCTTATGTAAGTTCAtcataaaagatttccatttatGCACAATTCGGCAAATTGTTATTCTGGTTGTTTTGAACTAATTTCTCGAATATTTTCCAAGCTGTTGGATTTTaagccctaaaactcatagatagtaaatgtaattaattgacTGTAATCAACAatgagttatcgatgttattttaataaatgttattggtTGTGTTGtatctattttgtcttaataaccctaaattcaataaactaacatccaaggctatcTTAGGAATCCTGAacagtatgtggagacataaatagatcaatgttcaagatacaaccttaagggtctataatatagggataaggttgggtaccttatcctaatggaactatggatacgacccaccttgtatttgatacaaatgcaatggtccaacgtgttcgtgtaggtgacatgcgagtggggatatcctatgcaacgagtttgcataagatcggaccacgaaatagtaaccactagatgtaacactaCTGACTAGATATGTTTCattttcaataggatgacctaggcaacttagccTTCATCCAGAGTgtgttatgaactcctgttcacgagagattgtcctttgatttatatgggtgagagtgactagttcaccgactcaataagcctaccttttttaggatAAAATCGAGTGGGAAgttggaaacataataatacaagatgaaattcactcattcccaactTTAGAGTAAGTATATGggtgttcccttaagtagtgtctccaagacttgaacaaagagccttACCCTCTCACTGGTCCGAGAgcggtttctgtttaatggttggaccatgaacaagttgtttattagaggagcactagtacttaaggatatagagataatccaagggtaaaatggtaatttgacccaattggtgttacgaacactcatgaagAACCAACTTGCTATCATtgatctatatccatggacacaaaaatatatctacagtgagaagagtgtagttgtgggACTTTAGTGTAGTATACCCATAGTTAAcattggttaatgagtttaactaattaatctcatattgttggagcgTCTGATCCATAGGTTCATCAAgttcccttgttagctcactaaaggatattaatgaggaatgatttaaattgttcaaatccaTTGAGGAAATAGTATATTgatttgattaatatataattaattatagatgtgatctataattcaaactatgtatgagagatatatttgaatgatattcaaatattagatttataagAATTGGATtcctaaagagatgtatacatataaatatatatttatttgttgattaactctatattaaatatgatttaatatagttacttaattgattaagaaataatagAGAGGTGGAAacatataaacatgtgatgtttatattttaattaattcactatatattaaattagattatatgtggttatttaattaattggcatcaaggataaaaaagaaaatacatggAGAAGGGGTAAACCCTTCTCCATGTAAATTTATCTTATTAGCCCAAGATTTGATTCTGGTGAAAATCATACCATAATCTCCATAAATTAATTCCTTTCTACACTTTGTCTACACTTTGTCTACCTTGTCCTCTTCTAGGGATTGGATACCACTTATCCAACTCTAGAAATcttagaaaataacaaggttattcttgtgGTAATGTAGGTAATCGTTGAGAAGACGTTCGTGCAAAGAACCAGAGGAATTTTGAGGAGCTTGGgagtctacaaaggtaagaaccgTTCATCcctttgtttctcctttcataAAGCATGCTGTAAGATTTAATTTATGTTGTTTATCCTATTTCGTTTCTGTTTAAGCTTGctattttgtttcatttataaTGGAAAAACCAAATGCAAGACGATCCTAACGCTTCTTCTCAGaattcgatcccttcaattggtatcatgcattttctttcatattttggaaataaaaatagaaagatGGGTTTATAATCTGCATTTTGAATGAAGGTTTGCAATATTGGGTGTTTACATTTTTTTGACACTTAGTTTGACATTTTAATCGGATTAAAATGTAAAGCCCATTTTTTTTTGGACATTCATGTCTTTCTATCGAGTCTACAAGTCTATGTCAATCGAGgagcaagagttattgaagagatCAGTGAGAAAATGGAGGTTTTTGATCTAAATTCGAGGCAAAACGAAGCAAAATAAAGCATTCTGGACTGCAGTGTCGCAACGCTGCTATCAAAGTGTTGTGACGCTAGAGGCCAGGGGAGACAGACAATCATCCACGACATTGCAATGCATTGAACTTCACACGTGCGCGAGGAGTCTGATGGTCATGGGTCGAACCTCCATTCTATGTTTGCAGCAGTTTTTCTTgattttgtgtaattttatttatttatattaattaaattaatataaattagttaaattgatttaattaactttttagGGTTCCAAAATTTGATccaatattttatgttttaatttattatgcattggaggatttttttaataaaaaaaataaggacaAATATAAGGTAgattgaaaactattttctattatggaaaaaaaaaaaattgaaattggggtAAAAGGAAAAGTATTTTCAAATCGGCTAGTGAACCCATGTACGCAGTAAACGATTTGGGTATTTCCACccaatttcttcttcacaaatcATTGACCAATTTCCTTTCTCTTTAATCTTCACCGTGGCTCCAACTCCAACATCCCCAAAAATGGCGTTTCATTCATCTTCCAATATTTCAAACACCATCTTCCCAATCTTCCCTTTTTTGCCTTCAGCAATGGCCTTCTTCCATACGGCGCGTCATTTAAAACtctattgattttgttttgttgatgttggagttttgaatttttttttccatgcaCATTATTTA
Proteins encoded:
- the LOC120067449 gene encoding uncharacterized protein LOC120067449, whose product is MKDPGSFTIPCSIGGVDIRKSLCDMGVKISLMLLSIFKKLGIGELRPTTMTLQMADRSLAHSEGIIEDVLVKVDKFILPVDFIILDYEADRDVPIILGRTFLFIGRTHIGVHKGEIIMRVNGQEVKFNIIKALEYSNEMNACQAIDAKDDWPCETNLEGDIEDEETEVDI